CAGGCTGGGTGACCGAGCCCTCGACGATTTCCGCCGAACAGGCCAGACACATCCCCACGCGACAGGAATACTCCTGTGCGATTCCTTCCTCGATACACCGCGAGAGAATCGTCTCCTTCTCGGAGACGGTGATCTCCTCGCCCGTCCCGACAAATGTCACCGTATGCTCTGTCATGCTCGGCCATTTGATACCCCCCAGCAAAACTCTTTATCACCGCTGTCCCGGAGTGAGACGGACTGCTCTCCGTCAATGCCGCATGAAGCACTCTTGGTCGGCCGTTCATCGCAAGAACCAGTTACAGCAGTCCGGCTAAAACCCATAGTCGGAATAATTTTCTCTCTCCGGGCAGGACGGAAGTGCATGACCACACACCAGGACGGCAACGCCGGCGGGGAGTCGGCGAGCGCACGGACCGTTTCCGTGGACGTTGTCGTCGTCGGGGCCGGGACATCCGGCTGTTACGCCGCCGCGACTGTCGCGGATGCGGGCTACGACGTCGTCGTCGTGGAGCGTAAAGACGAGACTGAGGCCGGCCACATCGCCTGCGGGGACGCGCTGAAGGGAGCCAGTGACTTCCCCGACGCGATTCCGAAGTCCCAGCTCGAACCGGCGTTTACGAACACGGATGTCGACCACGGCCGGTTCGAAATCCCACAGGAGGACACCGTCCTCGAAATCCCTGTCCCGGGCGAACTTGCCGTCATCGACCGCTGGGAGTACGGTCGCTGTCTCATCGAAGGCGCAACCGATAGCGGCGTGGAGTTCCATTACGACACCGTCGTTCAGGACGTGCTGCAGGATGATAGCGGCCGCGTCACCGGCGTGAAAGCCATGCGGAAGGGCGACCCCGTCACCTACGAGGGAGACATGGTTATCGACGGTGCCGGCGCGCTGTCTATCCTCCAAGACAAGACCGACCTCGAAGACGCGACCTTCGACACGAACGTCCAGTACTCGCAGTTTTGCTCTGCCTACCGGGAGATCATCGAAGTTGATGAACCGGTCGAGTGGGACGACGCACTCGTGTTCAAGCCGACCGAGCGTTCCGCCGGCTACCTCTGGTACTTCCCGCGCACGGACACGGAGATCAACGCCGGCTTGGGCTTCCAGATGAACGAGGAGCCGATGGAACTGGTCGACGACCTCAAGCGCGATCTTCAGGGCCGAAGCGAGTTCGAGGGCGCGGAGGTACAGGACAAACTCGGGGCTGCGTTGCCGACGCGTCGGCCGTACGACTCCGCCGTTGCACCCGGATTCATGGCTGTCGGTGACGCTGCTGGACACGTCAATCCGACGACTGGCGGCGGTATCGCCGGTGCGGCCTACGCCGGTACCTACGCCGCAGAACAGGCCATCGAGGCTATTGAATCCGGCCGTACGGACGACGAAGCCGCGCTCTGGGAGTACAACGAGCGCGTGATGGACCACTTCGGGGCCCGGTATGCGGCGCTTGACGTGTACAATATCTTCACCACCGCCTACGACGTTGACGATCTGATGGCGCTACTGGCCGCACTGCCCGGCGAAAAGCTCGCAGAGGCACTGTACGGCGGCTCGACCAGTATCGGGCTCGGACTCAAACTCAAGATGGCCGTCAAGAGCATCGGTCACTTGGGGACTATCCGGGACCTCTACCAGACGAAGAAGGCCGCCGACCGACTGCTGGACCATTACGAATCCTACCCCAGCGACCGCAGCGGCTTCGAGGCTTGGCAACGCGAGCGTGACGCAATCATGGACGATATCTACGACGTCACTGGCGCAGAGCCAAAGTACTAATTCGGCAGATCGTTGCGTTTTCCGGTGGT
The Haloarcula sp. CBA1129 genome window above contains:
- a CDS encoding 2Fe-2S iron-sulfur cluster-binding protein, which encodes MTEHTVTFVGTGEEITVSEKETILSRCIEEGIAQEYSCRVGMCLACSAEIVEGSVTQPAARGLTDRERENYALTCMARPQSDLKLDRGKYPPSIEADATPEDGDPTPADD
- a CDS encoding geranylgeranyl reductase family protein, encoding MTTHQDGNAGGESASARTVSVDVVVVGAGTSGCYAAATVADAGYDVVVVERKDETEAGHIACGDALKGASDFPDAIPKSQLEPAFTNTDVDHGRFEIPQEDTVLEIPVPGELAVIDRWEYGRCLIEGATDSGVEFHYDTVVQDVLQDDSGRVTGVKAMRKGDPVTYEGDMVIDGAGALSILQDKTDLEDATFDTNVQYSQFCSAYREIIEVDEPVEWDDALVFKPTERSAGYLWYFPRTDTEINAGLGFQMNEEPMELVDDLKRDLQGRSEFEGAEVQDKLGAALPTRRPYDSAVAPGFMAVGDAAGHVNPTTGGGIAGAAYAGTYAAEQAIEAIESGRTDDEAALWEYNERVMDHFGARYAALDVYNIFTTAYDVDDLMALLAALPGEKLAEALYGGSTSIGLGLKLKMAVKSIGHLGTIRDLYQTKKAADRLLDHYESYPSDRSGFEAWQRERDAIMDDIYDVTGAEPKY